In Candidatus Poribacteria bacterium, a single window of DNA contains:
- the murA gene encoding UDP-N-acetylglucosamine 1-carboxyvinyltransferase: MEKLIIKGGTRLQGRIPVSGSKNAVLPIAVAAAILGDGASILHNVPNLTDVKTLSAVLEGLGATTKTKNDSLYIEPINHLEYEAPYELVRKMRASIYVLGPLVAKLGKAKVSFPGGCAIGPRPIDLHIRGLEHLGADVTVERGYIYAQAERLVGTEMYLMGQHGPSVGATANVMMAATLAEGTTVIRGAACEPHISDLARFLNAMGAHIEGIGTSVLTIHGVKQLRGTEHTVISDDIEAGTFMVAGAITRGDVYVEGITPQQIPAISEKLTEAGVELDWDDEGVRVTTPREIRGIDVTTEPFPGFPTDMQAQIMGLLCLASGTSIITENVHTDRYIHAAELNRMGADIMLDGSKAVINGVGRLSGAPVMASDLRAGAVLVAVGMAALGETVVSRVYHIDRGYESIEEKLNNIGANIRRVNDNTEEV, translated from the coding sequence ATGGAAAAATTAATCATTAAAGGTGGTACCCGACTCCAAGGAAGGATCCCCGTGAGCGGCTCCAAAAATGCAGTTCTGCCGATCGCTGTTGCCGCTGCGATCCTCGGCGATGGTGCCAGCATCCTTCACAATGTACCAAATTTAACAGACGTAAAAACCCTCAGTGCCGTATTGGAAGGACTCGGGGCAACAACAAAAACAAAAAACGACTCCCTCTATATTGAGCCAATAAACCACTTAGAATACGAAGCCCCTTACGAACTCGTGCGAAAAATGCGTGCATCTATCTATGTTCTCGGCCCGCTCGTGGCGAAATTAGGGAAGGCAAAAGTCTCATTCCCCGGCGGATGCGCCATTGGACCGCGCCCTATCGACTTGCATATCCGAGGCTTAGAGCATCTGGGTGCAGACGTTACAGTGGAACGCGGATACATCTATGCGCAAGCGGAACGGCTCGTTGGCACAGAGATGTATCTCATGGGGCAGCACGGACCCAGCGTCGGGGCAACTGCGAATGTTATGATGGCTGCCACCTTGGCTGAAGGCACCACGGTGATCCGAGGCGCAGCGTGTGAGCCCCATATCTCTGATCTCGCCCGTTTTCTCAATGCTATGGGGGCACATATAGAAGGTATTGGGACCTCTGTGCTGACGATTCACGGCGTTAAACAACTGCGCGGCACTGAACACACCGTCATCTCCGACGACATTGAGGCTGGCACCTTCATGGTCGCAGGTGCTATTACCAGAGGCGATGTTTATGTTGAAGGCATCACACCCCAACAAATTCCCGCCATATCAGAAAAACTCACTGAAGCAGGGGTCGAATTAGATTGGGATGACGAGGGGGTCCGCGTTACAACACCCCGTGAAATTAGAGGCATTGATGTCACGACAGAACCCTTCCCTGGTTTCCCGACAGATATGCAAGCACAAATCATGGGGCTGCTCTGCCTCGCCTCCGGGACCAGTATTATCACGGAAAACGTCCATACAGACCGCTACATTCATGCTGCGGAATTAAACCGGATGGGAGCCGACATCATGCTCGATGGTAGCAAGGCAGTGATTAATGGGGTCGGGAGACTCAGCGGTGCCCCGGTAATGGCGTCCGATCTGCGCGCAGGGGCTGTGCTTGTAGCAGTTGGAATGGCAGCACTCGGGGAAACCGTCGTATCACGGGTCTATCACATCGATCGTGGCTACGAATCCATCGAGGAAAAACTCAACAACATCGGGGCAAACATTAGAAGAGTCAACGACAACACCGAAGAAGTTTAA
- the hisD gene encoding histidinol dehydrogenase, translating into MLKIVETGTQEAEDFLSKLKARGKLTDESILKTVRRTLSDVQAEGDKAVIRYTRKLDAPRISAKELKVSREEFGEAYLEVPSEFIDAITHARTNIEKFHEKQLRTSWMSTEPNGVLLGHLIRPLRRVGVHIPAVSQLLVSSLLMSVIPATVAGVEEIAACIPPMRNREINPYMLVAAAECGIQEIYKCGGAQAVAAMAYGTKTIPPVDKIVGPGNLYVQFAKKEVYGHVDIDKLAGPSEILVIADSTADPDYVAADLISQAEHKADSAAILITPSLGFAEQVKSAIEVQRESLPRRDELTAAFANFGAALITANLSEAFTLANEIAPEHLELHIENPLDRLGDVHNAGAILMGPYSPEAVGDYIAGPNHVLPTGTAARYASPLGVDDFLKKSSLISYTKAALAEVTPAVVKLAEVEGLEGHAAAMKIRFEDD; encoded by the coding sequence ATGTTGAAAATCGTCGAGACAGGGACCCAAGAAGCCGAAGATTTTCTCTCAAAGTTGAAAGCGCGCGGTAAACTAACGGATGAAAGTATTTTAAAGACAGTCCGGCGGACTTTGAGTGATGTGCAAGCGGAAGGGGATAAGGCAGTTATCCGATATACACGCAAACTCGACGCGCCCCGTATCTCAGCAAAGGAGCTGAAAGTATCCCGAGAAGAATTTGGGGAAGCCTATTTAGAGGTCCCCTCTGAATTTATAGACGCAATCACACACGCCAGAACAAACATCGAAAAATTCCACGAGAAACAGTTACGAACTTCATGGATGTCAACAGAACCCAACGGTGTCCTGCTCGGACATCTGATCCGTCCGCTAAGACGTGTGGGTGTTCACATTCCAGCCGTCAGCCAACTCCTCGTCTCTTCATTGCTGATGAGCGTCATCCCTGCTACCGTTGCGGGTGTTGAAGAAATCGCCGCCTGTATCCCACCAATGCGAAACCGGGAGATAAACCCGTATATGCTGGTTGCCGCCGCAGAATGCGGTATCCAAGAGATCTACAAATGCGGCGGTGCACAAGCCGTTGCGGCGATGGCGTATGGCACTAAGACCATCCCACCCGTCGATAAAATCGTGGGCCCGGGGAACCTCTATGTCCAATTTGCCAAGAAAGAGGTTTATGGGCATGTCGATATAGACAAATTAGCGGGTCCCAGCGAAATCCTCGTGATCGCAGACAGCACGGCTGACCCGGATTACGTCGCTGCAGACCTCATCTCACAAGCAGAACACAAGGCTGATTCCGCCGCAATCCTCATTACCCCTTCACTTGGGTTCGCGGAACAGGTCAAATCAGCGATCGAGGTTCAGAGGGAGTCTTTACCGCGCCGCGACGAACTTACAGCGGCATTTGCGAACTTCGGTGCCGCGCTTATCACCGCAAATCTATCCGAGGCGTTCACCCTCGCCAACGAAATCGCACCCGAACACCTTGAACTTCACATTGAAAACCCATTGGATCGGCTCGGGGACGTGCATAACGCTGGTGCCATCCTCATGGGTCCCTATTCACCAGAAGCCGTTGGGGATTACATCGCGGGACCGAACCATGTCTTGCCCACAGGGACAGCCGCTCGTTACGCCTCGCCCCTCGGCGTTGACGATTTCCTCAAGAAATCGAGTCTCATCTCATACACCAAAGCGGCTTTAGCGGAAGTCACACCCGCAGTCGTTAAACTGGCTGAGGTTGAAGGCCTCGAAGGGCACGCCGCGGCGATGAAGATCCGATTTGAAGACGACTGA
- a CDS encoding phytanoyl-CoA dioxygenase family protein, with protein MDTATTSEQADIAQISYPPDLYRFDTAAEGISGGFSAVTDADIEYFHRNGYLVINDAFSAAEIEDALAGMIHLMDGKCPDFRAIQFEPKLVKQKNTLEGQERRDAIRKIFGFVDYEPRLNAMAAHAGLHSVLEKMMGDTSELFQDMALVKPPRHGSEKPWHQDLAYFNLPMQTTVVGVWIALDEATPENGCLHVIPGSNIEGPMIHFKRRDWQICDTDVPVGRDTMVPLKPGGCLFWHGLTHHGSPANQSEQRRRALQLHYKPASAGEITTQERMDVYGSEGKEVDC; from the coding sequence ATGGATACCGCAACGACAAGCGAACAGGCAGACATCGCCCAAATCTCATACCCGCCCGACCTGTATCGATTTGACACGGCTGCCGAGGGGATTTCCGGTGGGTTTTCAGCCGTAACCGATGCAGACATCGAATACTTTCATCGAAACGGCTATCTCGTCATCAACGATGCCTTCAGTGCTGCCGAAATCGAGGACGCATTGGCAGGTATGATCCATCTCATGGACGGAAAGTGCCCCGATTTCCGAGCGATCCAATTCGAGCCGAAACTCGTCAAGCAGAAAAACACGCTGGAAGGTCAAGAGCGTCGGGATGCGATCCGGAAAATCTTCGGTTTTGTAGACTATGAACCGCGTCTGAACGCAATGGCAGCTCATGCAGGACTTCACAGTGTGCTGGAAAAAATGATGGGGGATACTTCTGAACTGTTCCAAGACATGGCACTTGTTAAGCCGCCGCGTCACGGATCAGAAAAACCGTGGCATCAGGATTTAGCCTATTTCAACTTACCGATGCAGACAACGGTTGTCGGCGTATGGATCGCTTTAGATGAAGCCACGCCTGAAAACGGATGCTTACACGTCATCCCGGGTTCAAATATCGAGGGACCGATGATCCATTTCAAACGCCGAGATTGGCAGATTTGCGATACGGATGTCCCTGTAGGGCGGGATACGATGGTTCCGCTTAAACCGGGTGGATGTCTTTTCTGGCACGGCTTGACGCATCACGGCAGCCCTGCCAACCAATCGGAACAGCGACGGCGAGCCTTACAACTCCATTATAAACCTGCGAGTGCGGGAGAGATTACAACACAGGAACGGATGGATGTTTACGGTAGCGAAGGGAAAGAGGTAGATTGCTAA
- a CDS encoding HD domain-containing protein, which translates to MNYSQVLNELETLVNETFALWEHNRVGFQWRHYTWNHTMRVRALGMELGKREGGDVKLLEVAGTLHDITKRYDGIILTDDNGQRILDHNGFWLNETLTPAGQNIITELYNKHNLHGKVHHESGAVITENILAMYDFDSDFVQAATAVVLAHLKPMNLTAEDFKLLYNRIENQILYDADTMDPNVGYTAFFRNIHIHSHFALQRGNFDLEDYVRNLPRWINSKQEFVDKLLTESSREVAQARQDRNQHLFLQMVDELDDMEINRKYGLLGVIEYFVSESEDPHFLNQLNHLKNEWLPQRQQWLAEEAQDASARDRAQVAIDRVDDFLTLMTRESNGEI; encoded by the coding sequence ATGAACTATAGCCAAGTCTTGAATGAGTTGGAAACCTTAGTTAATGAAACCTTCGCACTCTGGGAACACAACCGGGTCGGTTTCCAGTGGCGACACTATACATGGAACCACACCATGCGTGTGCGTGCGCTGGGCATGGAACTCGGTAAACGGGAAGGTGGAGACGTGAAGCTGCTGGAAGTCGCTGGCACCCTGCACGACATCACCAAACGCTACGACGGTATTATCTTGACGGACGACAACGGGCAACGGATTCTTGACCACAACGGATTCTGGTTAAACGAGACGCTCACTCCTGCGGGTCAGAACATCATTACCGAGCTTTACAACAAGCACAACCTCCACGGCAAGGTCCATCATGAATCCGGAGCGGTCATTACCGAGAATATCTTGGCGATGTACGATTTCGATTCAGATTTCGTCCAAGCCGCGACAGCCGTTGTCCTCGCACACCTAAAACCGATGAACCTCACAGCAGAGGATTTTAAACTGCTCTATAACAGGATCGAAAACCAAATCCTCTACGATGCGGACACAATGGACCCGAACGTCGGCTATACCGCGTTCTTCCGAAACATTCACATCCATTCGCATTTCGCACTACAACGTGGGAATTTTGACCTCGAAGATTACGTCCGGAATCTGCCCCGCTGGATTAATTCCAAACAGGAATTCGTCGATAAACTCCTAACAGAGTCTTCTCGCGAAGTCGCCCAAGCCCGACAGGACAGGAACCAGCATCTTTTCTTGCAAATGGTAGATGAATTAGACGACATGGAGATAAACCGTAAATACGGATTGTTGGGTGTGATTGAGTATTTCGTCAGTGAAAGTGAGGATCCTCACTTCCTGAACCAACTGAACCATTTGAAAAACGAGTGGCTCCCACAACGACAACAATGGCTCGCTGAAGAGGCGCAGGACGCATCGGCACGCGACCGTGCCCAAGTCGCAATTGATCGGGTTGACGATTTCCTGACCCTCATGACCCGCGAAAGTAACGGCGAAATTTAA
- a CDS encoding Gfo/Idh/MocA family oxidoreductase: MADKTYRIGIIGCGGMGRSHANNWASTGRAEVVTASDISAESAAKFAEEFSLPTHYTDFGEMCEKEDLDIVSITTWQSVRAEPTIAAAENGVRGVITEKPMSASVGDAQDMMNACDKHNVKLVVGHQRRFSPQNCEARRLIQEGAIGQPQAMLRRDGHGLLNRGTHEIDEMRYILGDPDPLWLIGQVARKTDRWERRVRTEDLCMAEICFENGIRGIYESDLPEPVLRGDVVYGDDGQLRRGENGTIELLNSKAAGWQVVEPRQGEPNQFDEMLAWIEGSVDEHRNAGRHGLCTIEILMAIYESLRLQDVVTFPLKTRPNPLDLLVEGGKLPVFVEGRYDIRAPFPEEKK, encoded by the coding sequence ATGGCAGACAAAACATATCGTATTGGCATTATTGGATGCGGTGGCATGGGACGTTCCCATGCGAATAATTGGGCAAGTACCGGGCGTGCCGAAGTTGTCACGGCTTCGGACATTAGCGCAGAATCCGCGGCAAAATTCGCAGAAGAGTTCTCCCTCCCAACTCACTATACCGATTTCGGTGAAATGTGTGAGAAAGAGGATTTGGACATCGTTAGTATTACGACGTGGCAGAGCGTCCGTGCCGAACCAACGATCGCTGCTGCGGAGAACGGAGTCCGCGGCGTTATTACCGAAAAACCGATGTCGGCTTCCGTTGGCGATGCACAGGACATGATGAATGCCTGTGACAAGCACAATGTAAAGTTGGTCGTTGGACACCAGCGGCGTTTCAGTCCCCAGAATTGTGAGGCACGCCGACTCATCCAAGAAGGGGCAATCGGTCAGCCGCAGGCGATGCTCCGCCGTGATGGACACGGACTTTTGAACCGTGGTACCCATGAAATCGACGAAATGCGCTACATCCTCGGTGATCCCGATCCGTTATGGCTCATCGGTCAGGTCGCACGCAAAACCGATCGTTGGGAGCGACGTGTCAGAACGGAAGACCTGTGTATGGCGGAAATCTGCTTTGAGAACGGTATCCGCGGTATCTACGAAAGCGATTTACCGGAACCCGTCCTCCGAGGCGATGTCGTCTACGGGGACGATGGGCAACTCCGGCGGGGTGAAAATGGAACGATTGAATTGCTCAACAGCAAAGCCGCAGGCTGGCAAGTTGTTGAACCTCGCCAAGGTGAGCCGAATCAATTTGATGAGATGTTAGCCTGGATTGAAGGCAGTGTTGATGAACACCGTAATGCTGGCAGACATGGACTTTGCACGATAGAAATCTTGATGGCGATTTATGAATCGTTGCGTCTCCAAGACGTTGTTACGTTCCCGTTAAAAACGCGCCCCAACCCACTGGACCTTCTCGTTGAAGGTGGAAAGTTACCCGTATTTGTTGAGGGACGCTACGATATCCGGGCACCCTTCCCAGAAGAAAAGAAGTAG